In the Candidatus Electrothrix sp. GW3-4 genome, one interval contains:
- a CDS encoding trypco2 family protein, translating to MSEEEQGRLELAEMIKGLRAQLAEAQREGEDKDIRFTVEDVELELQITTEGQAKGGVAAKFYVLTSKVDVSKKDTVTQKLKLKLKAEKADGGSVQVSDHGQRPD from the coding sequence ATGTCGGAAGAAGAACAAGGACGGCTTGAGCTTGCAGAAATGATCAAGGGGTTGCGTGCGCAACTTGCTGAGGCGCAGCGGGAAGGAGAAGACAAAGACATTCGGTTCACGGTGGAAGACGTAGAGCTGGAGTTGCAAATTACCACAGAAGGACAGGCAAAAGGTGGTGTGGCCGCCAAATTCTATGTGCTGACCAGCAAAGTCGATGTCAGCAAAAAGGATACGGTTACCCAGAAGTTGAAACTCAAGTTGAAGGCAGAAAAAGCCGATGGCGGCTCTGTTCAGGTATCTGATCATGGGCAACGCCCCGATTGA
- a CDS encoding ATP-binding protein, translating to MRKAELLESGGMLHVETLPVAGTSIDSLDLDRLNFYLAAIIEDPEVPTNREQWIERLLGLGLMAEDGLGNTVCSIAGLVCFGIRPRRFLPQAGLRVMAFTGGDKEYQARLDTVLDGPLVGRWRMANKRRELVDQGIIEQFSAAILPFISCEDDDIDENMHRGKEFFYPMQAVRETVINALAHRDWSRSVDIEVSGYADRLEVISPGALQNSMTIAKMIAGQRSPRNPLIMEILRDYGYVDARGMGVRTKVIPLMRQQNGVEPIFETNEDYLKTTLPRGNNQDES from the coding sequence ATGCGCAAAGCAGAACTCCTTGAAAGCGGCGGCATGCTCCACGTTGAAACCCTGCCTGTCGCCGGGACCTCGATAGATTCCCTGGATCTGGACCGACTCAACTTCTACCTCGCTGCAATCATTGAAGACCCGGAAGTACCGACCAACCGCGAGCAGTGGATCGAACGTCTCCTGGGCCTTGGCCTGATGGCGGAAGACGGGCTGGGCAATACGGTCTGTTCCATTGCCGGGCTGGTCTGCTTCGGCATCCGCCCGAGACGATTTCTGCCCCAAGCCGGACTGCGGGTCATGGCCTTTACCGGCGGGGACAAGGAATACCAAGCCCGTCTGGACACCGTGCTTGACGGCCCGCTGGTGGGGCGCTGGCGCATGGCGAATAAACGCCGGGAACTGGTGGATCAGGGGATAATCGAACAGTTCTCAGCAGCGATCCTTCCTTTTATCTCCTGCGAAGACGATGACATCGACGAAAACATGCACCGGGGCAAAGAGTTTTTCTACCCCATGCAGGCGGTCCGGGAGACGGTAATCAATGCCTTGGCCCATCGAGACTGGTCGCGGTCCGTGGATATTGAGGTCAGTGGCTATGCGGATCGGCTGGAGGTCATCAGTCCGGGAGCCCTGCAAAACTCCATGACCATTGCCAAGATGATTGCAGGCCAGCGCTCTCCCCGCAATCCTCTAATCATGGAAATTCTCCGTGATTACGGCTATGTTGATGCCAGAGGTATGGGCGTGCGTACCAAGGTCATCCCCCTGATGCGCCAGCAAAATGGGGTGGAACCAATTTTTGAGACCAACGAAGATTACCTGAAGACGACCCTGCCCAGAGGAAATAATCAGGATGAAAGCTGA
- a CDS encoding GDSL-type esterase/lipase family protein — MLSKLTILLLTTLLAASLLLCFALFKQARQFYLQLNATQLDPIGVSLFPATPALYPEKKRKAQRIVFFGDSRIEQWTQPDLTGYELFNRGIGGQTSTQILMRYDAHVRPLAPDIILIQAGINDLKTIALFPEQRDKILTDLQKNLAALTQRAVDQGITVLLTTIFPAGKVPLARKLFWSKDVEAAIVKANTFISSLQAKNILVFDAYSILVGEDGKIRPQYSRDLLHLNQEGYKVLNRELGQFIANLSVDDTAPHRMNTSSTRPNAQSRTP; from the coding sequence ATGCTCTCCAAACTGACCATTCTCCTCCTGACAACCCTGCTGGCAGCATCTCTGCTCCTCTGTTTCGCCTTATTCAAACAGGCCAGACAGTTCTACCTTCAACTCAATGCAACTCAACTGGACCCCATCGGCGTATCCTTATTCCCTGCAACGCCAGCACTTTATCCAGAGAAAAAGCGCAAAGCACAACGGATCGTTTTCTTTGGCGATTCAAGGATTGAGCAGTGGACGCAACCCGATCTTACCGGATATGAGCTATTCAACCGGGGAATCGGCGGCCAAACATCCACCCAAATCCTCATGCGCTACGACGCCCATGTCCGTCCTCTGGCCCCGGATATCATCCTGATCCAGGCAGGCATCAATGATCTCAAAACCATTGCCCTCTTCCCGGAGCAGCGTGACAAAATCCTTACCGATCTCCAAAAAAATCTTGCTGCACTCACCCAACGCGCTGTTGACCAGGGAATAACCGTCCTGCTGACAACGATCTTCCCGGCAGGAAAAGTCCCGCTGGCCCGCAAACTCTTCTGGTCAAAAGATGTGGAGGCCGCTATTGTTAAGGCCAATACCTTTATTTCCTCCTTGCAGGCAAAAAACATCCTTGTGTTTGATGCATATTCCATCCTTGTCGGCGAGGATGGAAAAATCCGTCCCCAGTATAGCCGGGACCTCTTGCATCTCAACCAAGAAGGGTATAAGGTGCTGAATCGGGAACTTGGGCAGTTCATCGCCAATCTTTCCGTGGACGACACAGCGCCTCATCGTATGAACACATCTTCAACCAGGCCCAATGCGCAAAGCAGAACTCCTTGA
- a CDS encoding formylglycine-generating enzyme family protein, giving the protein MTTPINTAQHPLANGTPPPWASGWGQDSYGVWVEFTVEGKDGPVTQRMRWIRPGRFLMGSPEDEPGRLGYEGPQHWVSISKGFWLFETPVTQALWLAVMGENPSNFKSPVRPVETVSWGDCQKFVQKINQQLPGLELSLPNEAQWEYACRAGSSTALYTGPIDIIGDGNAPALHPLAWYGGNSGEGFELDNGYEISYLDDRQFNSNPCGTHPVAQKQANDWGLYDMLGNVWEWVTDPWHENYHDAPEDGSIWEDDKPDEDRVVRGGSWLSKARFCRSACRDWIEPDLRLGSFGFRCARVQV; this is encoded by the coding sequence ATGACCACACCGATCAACACAGCGCAGCACCCTCTTGCCAACGGCACCCCGCCCCCCTGGGCCAGTGGCTGGGGCCAGGACAGCTATGGGGTCTGGGTAGAATTCACCGTGGAGGGAAAAGACGGACCGGTGACCCAACGGATGCGCTGGATACGACCGGGTCGCTTTCTCATGGGTTCACCCGAGGATGAACCAGGGCGTTTGGGTTATGAAGGACCGCAGCATTGGGTGAGCATCAGCAAAGGTTTCTGGCTCTTCGAAACCCCAGTCACTCAGGCCCTTTGGCTGGCTGTGATGGGAGAGAATCCGAGTAATTTTAAATCCCCCGTTCGGCCAGTGGAGACAGTAAGCTGGGGGGATTGTCAAAAATTCGTACAAAAGATTAATCAGCAACTCCCCGGCCTGGAGCTGAGCCTGCCCAACGAGGCCCAGTGGGAATACGCCTGCCGGGCAGGGAGCAGCACTGCTCTGTATACCGGCCCAATAGACATTATCGGTGACGGCAACGCCCCTGCCCTTCACCCTCTTGCTTGGTACGGCGGGAACAGCGGGGAAGGTTTTGAGCTGGACAACGGCTATGAAATCTCATATCTCGACGATCGTCAATTCAACAGCAATCCCTGCGGCACTCATCCGGTTGCACAAAAGCAGGCCAATGACTGGGGACTCTATGACATGCTGGGTAATGTCTGGGAATGGGTTACTGATCCTTGGCATGAGAATTATCACGACGCACCTGAAGACGGCAGTATTTGGGAGGACGATAAGCCCGACGAGGACCGCGTTGTACGCGGTGGCTCCTGGCTCAGCAAGGCGAGGTTCTGCCGTTCCGCCTGCCGGGACTGGATCGAGCCTGACCTCCGCCTCGGCAGTTTCGGCTTTCGTTGTGCCCGAGTTCAGGTGTGA
- a CDS encoding MoxR family ATPase produces MNFLTIQPGHIYRPKSSVPQPGLPALVHQFERDQIRAVNAALAAGRPLLVRGEPGIGKSQLAKAVAGELQRAFISQTVDSRTESRDLLYHFDAVARLADAQILGCQPKASIDNSSEAKEDKKQTAACKVSTQLLPPADYLRPRALWWAFAWEDAKGRAEKAGIGIPKNPEGWEPKHGCVVLIDEIDKAESDVPNGLLEALGAHSFHPQGLGRPVVASSTPPLVIITTNEERALPDAFVRRCLVLHLQLPKERNRLKEHLISRGQAHFEGMTSNNVLQTAADCLIDDRQEAAQQHWHPLPGQAEYLDLLRAVIGQRSNDHSAQEELLAEIKRFILRKHPDAATEDMRTEETAANLEAIP; encoded by the coding sequence ATGAACTTTCTTACAATCCAACCCGGCCATATTTACAGACCCAAATCCTCGGTACCGCAGCCCGGATTGCCCGCCTTAGTCCATCAGTTTGAACGGGATCAGATCCGAGCAGTCAATGCTGCCCTGGCAGCAGGACGCCCTCTTCTGGTTCGTGGCGAGCCGGGCATAGGTAAAAGCCAATTAGCCAAGGCTGTTGCCGGAGAACTGCAACGGGCCTTTATCTCTCAGACCGTGGACTCCAGAACTGAATCCCGTGATCTCCTCTATCATTTTGATGCGGTTGCCCGGTTGGCAGATGCCCAGATACTCGGCTGCCAACCTAAAGCGAGCATAGACAACTCCTCTGAAGCAAAAGAGGATAAGAAACAAACAGCTGCCTGCAAGGTCAGCACCCAGCTTCTGCCACCTGCTGATTATCTCCGTCCTCGTGCGCTCTGGTGGGCCTTTGCCTGGGAGGATGCGAAAGGGAGAGCTGAAAAAGCAGGAATCGGCATCCCCAAGAACCCGGAAGGCTGGGAGCCTAAACATGGCTGCGTGGTACTGATTGATGAAATTGACAAGGCAGAATCAGATGTACCCAACGGGCTGCTTGAGGCCTTGGGTGCCCATTCCTTTCATCCCCAGGGCCTGGGCCGCCCTGTTGTGGCCTCATCAACACCGCCGCTGGTTATTATCACCACCAATGAAGAGCGTGCCCTGCCCGATGCCTTTGTCCGACGTTGCCTGGTGCTACATCTACAGCTTCCCAAGGAACGCAATCGCCTGAAAGAACACCTGATCAGCAGGGGTCAGGCTCATTTTGAGGGAATGACCTCCAACAATGTTTTGCAAACAGCTGCTGACTGCCTGATTGATGACCGACAAGAGGCCGCTCAACAGCATTGGCACCCTCTCCCTGGCCAGGCCGAGTACCTGGACCTACTCCGTGCAGTTATCGGACAACGCTCGAATGATCACTCTGCCCAAGAAGAACTGCTTGCCGAAATCAAACGTTTTATCTTGCGAAAGCATCCTGATGCCGCTACAGAAGATATGAGGACAGAGGAAACAGCAGCAAATCTGGAGGCCATCCCTTGA
- a CDS encoding sigma-54 dependent transcriptional regulator, which produces MRPTILIIDDEAPIREVLSGILSDEGFQPLSAASAEEGLTMLEQQDVHLVLLDIWLPGMDGIAALEKIKQDGNEVPVIMISGHGTIETAVQATRIGAFDFIEKPLSYDKVILAINQGLRVARLERENKLLRATKPAGSASAIIGDSAVVQHLRLQIERVAPTDASVLILGGHGTGKELVAQAIHSQSNRTESPMIEVNCAAIPEELIESELFGYEQGAFTGADKGKKGKFDQADGSTLFLDEIGDMSLKSQAKVLRILQERKFERVGGAKTIEVDVRILAATNKNLEQEIEEGNFRADLFYRLNVVPIQLPDLKERLEDIPALVASFLEQFRSKGLGEKRFAGDALSMLIQHPWPGNIRELRNMVERLMIMVPGELITAKDVAVFLNPGAFQPLSGSFEAGYSHLAFKDARKQFEHDYLKKKLEENEGNVSKTAEAIGMERSHLHKKVKALGIKL; this is translated from the coding sequence ATGCGTCCAACTATTCTGATCATCGACGACGAAGCCCCTATCCGAGAAGTCCTGTCCGGTATCTTGAGCGACGAGGGTTTTCAACCGCTCAGTGCCGCTTCTGCGGAAGAAGGACTGACCATGTTGGAGCAACAGGATGTCCATCTGGTCCTGCTGGACATCTGGCTGCCTGGCATGGACGGAATCGCGGCCTTGGAAAAAATAAAGCAGGACGGTAATGAGGTGCCGGTGATTATGATCTCAGGACACGGCACCATTGAGACTGCTGTCCAGGCCACCCGGATCGGAGCCTTTGACTTCATAGAAAAACCGCTCTCCTATGACAAGGTAATCCTTGCCATTAACCAGGGACTGCGCGTGGCCCGGCTTGAACGAGAAAACAAGCTCCTGCGGGCAACCAAGCCTGCTGGATCGGCATCAGCCATCATCGGTGATTCTGCTGTGGTCCAACATCTCCGCCTGCAAATCGAACGGGTCGCCCCCACAGATGCCTCGGTGCTCATCCTTGGTGGACATGGTACGGGCAAGGAACTGGTTGCCCAGGCCATTCACAGCCAGTCAAACCGGACAGAAAGCCCCATGATTGAGGTCAACTGTGCGGCCATCCCGGAAGAGCTGATTGAATCAGAGCTCTTTGGCTATGAACAAGGGGCCTTTACCGGAGCTGACAAGGGCAAGAAGGGGAAGTTTGATCAGGCGGACGGCTCCACACTGTTTCTTGATGAGATCGGTGATATGAGCCTAAAAAGTCAGGCCAAGGTCCTCCGCATCCTCCAGGAACGGAAGTTTGAGCGGGTGGGAGGCGCCAAGACCATTGAGGTGGATGTGCGAATCCTGGCGGCCACCAATAAGAATTTAGAGCAGGAGATTGAAGAAGGGAACTTCCGGGCAGATCTCTTTTACCGGCTCAACGTGGTTCCCATCCAGCTGCCTGATCTGAAAGAGCGTCTGGAAGATATCCCGGCCTTGGTTGCAAGCTTTTTGGAACAATTTCGCAGCAAGGGGCTTGGCGAGAAACGCTTTGCCGGTGATGCCCTGAGCATGCTCATCCAGCATCCCTGGCCCGGCAATATCCGGGAGCTGCGCAATATGGTGGAACGACTAATGATCATGGTTCCGGGGGAGCTCATTACGGCCAAGGATGTGGCTGTCTTTCTCAACCCCGGCGCCTTTCAACCGCTGTCCGGGAGCTTTGAAGCAGGGTACAGTCATCTGGCCTTCAAAGATGCCCGCAAACAGTTTGAGCACGATTATCTCAAGAAAAAACTTGAGGAAAATGAGGGTAATGTGTCCAAGACCGCTGAAGCCATCGGGATGGAACGGAGTCATCTCCATAAAAAAGTTAAGGCCTTAGGGATCAAGCTCTAA
- a CDS encoding formylglycine-generating enzyme family protein yields MKHQGLCGRADLAEILGSQGLEAAQELAELLEYDWQAPQPEQTLLSQQERYSAPLSDSEDNQEVEFSKEPLADIPFWRPEEYEYLAEEKEETPPPSSTGSTGYQGWTQRPLQAPEQHLLAPWSELHPRLRSHLSALRTGHALDVDLAVRRICRGHFLAELPRQRRRRWGPHVQFIEDRSIRLVPLWQDQQYLRKKLIQTIAADRLSRAIWRDGRGLSVPQNRDDYRQGYCLPPPGSTVLIAGDLGASIQGKSSLWQWWLAFGREIQAAECRPLALCPLGRAHLPQELTSVWKIIPWTKISQSVDNREKHCERLLCLISPAIRIEPGLLRAVRRLLGRDADITTELDTWNHPAISSRSSAGASLHPEYTQKLRKAFISKEPEALRQQVLAILRQWRGYLPEEIWYEELLNLDRESLDGIPGQDRENARQYFQEFCAEIAAASGAEVAADQEWLKRIEARADQRLWADSRIGKQLVQTVYALHRHEPDYQPPEGFEPGMIDGGDAPLRKFIAVQAGGELQFVPHSLSRTGDGSPLALLSSRNGIVQYSFSEQKDVDGDSHDLVAGQSRIHHLQARDSGQQEHLSLPTTADQLRIQTDCEQLTLRRCTLPDFSWADAMGRDRFGLWAEFVVEGKDGPVRQRMRWIPPGRFLMGSPEDEPGRYDDEGPQHWVTINKGFWLFDTPVTQALWQAVTGENPSKFKSPDRPVEQVSWEDCQKFVQEINQQISRLNLSLPSEAQWEYACRAGSSTALYTGEIEIIGKRNAPALDDIAWYGGNSGRNFELDNGYDTSDWKEKQYDDKRAGTHPVGLKQANDWGLYDMLGNVWEWVADPWHEDYDGAPEDGKIWENDKPDENRVIRGGSWNNKARNCRSACRNRNEPDNRNDNIGFRCARAHERVG; encoded by the coding sequence TTGAAACACCAAGGGCTTTGCGGTCGAGCCGATCTTGCCGAAATTCTCGGCAGTCAAGGTCTTGAGGCGGCTCAGGAGCTTGCTGAACTGTTGGAGTACGATTGGCAGGCACCGCAACCGGAGCAAACTCTCCTCTCTCAGCAAGAAAGGTATTCTGCCCCTCTTTCCGATTCTGAAGATAATCAGGAGGTCGAATTCAGTAAGGAGCCGCTGGCGGACATCCCTTTCTGGCGCCCTGAAGAATACGAATACCTTGCCGAAGAAAAGGAGGAAACTCCTCCCCCATCTTCCACCGGCTCAACCGGGTATCAGGGCTGGACACAACGTCCGCTGCAAGCACCTGAGCAGCACCTGCTTGCACCCTGGAGCGAACTCCACCCCCGCCTCCGTTCTCACCTGAGTGCATTACGTACCGGTCATGCCCTTGATGTTGATCTTGCTGTCCGCAGGATATGCCGGGGACATTTTCTTGCTGAACTCCCCCGGCAACGCCGACGTCGTTGGGGACCGCATGTCCAGTTCATAGAAGACCGTAGCATACGCCTTGTCCCCCTCTGGCAGGATCAACAATATCTCCGCAAAAAGCTTATACAGACCATAGCCGCTGACAGATTATCGCGGGCAATCTGGCGCGACGGCAGAGGTCTGTCAGTTCCTCAGAACAGAGATGATTACAGGCAAGGGTATTGCCTGCCCCCGCCCGGCAGCACCGTACTTATTGCCGGAGATCTCGGAGCATCGATACAGGGAAAGAGCAGCCTATGGCAATGGTGGCTTGCATTCGGCAGGGAAATACAGGCTGCCGAATGCCGTCCTCTGGCCCTTTGCCCGCTCGGGAGAGCACATCTTCCGCAGGAGTTAACCTCGGTCTGGAAAATCATTCCCTGGACCAAAATTTCCCAATCTGTCGATAACCGAGAAAAACATTGCGAACGCCTCCTGTGCCTGATTTCTCCGGCGATACGGATTGAGCCGGGCCTTTTACGTGCTGTCCGGCGGCTGCTCGGCAGAGATGCGGATATCACAACTGAGCTTGATACCTGGAACCACCCCGCCATATCCAGCCGCTCCAGTGCCGGAGCAAGTCTGCATCCTGAATATACACAGAAGCTGCGAAAAGCCTTTATCAGCAAGGAACCGGAAGCGTTACGACAACAGGTCCTCGCAATTTTGCGGCAATGGCGGGGCTATCTCCCTGAAGAGATCTGGTATGAGGAGCTGCTGAATCTGGACAGGGAGTCTTTGGACGGTATTCCCGGACAAGATCGGGAGAACGCCCGCCAATATTTTCAGGAATTCTGTGCTGAAATAGCAGCGGCCTCGGGTGCTGAAGTTGCTGCTGATCAGGAGTGGTTGAAACGCATTGAAGCGCGGGCTGATCAACGTCTCTGGGCTGATTCTCGTATCGGCAAGCAGCTTGTGCAAACCGTGTATGCCCTGCATCGCCATGAGCCGGACTATCAGCCTCCTGAGGGATTTGAACCGGGGATGATTGATGGTGGGGATGCGCCGCTCAGGAAGTTTATTGCTGTGCAGGCAGGGGGTGAGTTGCAGTTTGTTCCGCATTCCCTGTCCCGGACAGGGGACGGCAGTCCCTTGGCTCTGTTGTCGAGCCGCAACGGGATTGTGCAGTATTCTTTTTCTGAGCAAAAGGATGTGGATGGTGATTCTCACGATCTTGTAGCAGGACAGAGCAGGATTCATCATTTGCAGGCGAGAGATTCCGGGCAGCAGGAACATCTCTCCTTGCCCACTACTGCCGACCAACTTCGCATACAAACCGACTGCGAACAGCTCACCCTGCGCCGTTGCACCTTGCCTGATTTTTCCTGGGCAGATGCAATGGGCCGGGATCGCTTCGGGCTATGGGCGGAGTTTGTGGTTGAAGGGAAGGACGGCCCGGTGCGTCAACGAATGCGCTGGATTCCGCCGGGGCGTTTTTTGATGGGGTCACCGGAGGATGAACCGGGACGTTATGATGACGAAGGACCGCAACATTGGGTGACTATCAACAAGGGCTTCTGGCTGTTTGATACCCCGGTCACTCAGGCACTTTGGCAAGCAGTTACGGGAGAGAATCCAAGTAAATTTAAAAGCCCTGACCGCCCGGTAGAGCAGGTAAGTTGGGAGGATTGTCAAAAGTTCGTGCAAGAGATTAATCAACAGATATCAAGACTTAACCTCAGCTTACCCAGCGAAGCCCAATGGGAATATGCCTGCCGGGCAGGAAGCAGTACAGCCTTGTATACTGGGGAGATTGAAATCATCGGGAAACGTAATGCCCCGGCCTTAGATGATATTGCCTGGTATGGAGGCAACAGTGGTAGAAATTTTGAGCTGGATAACGGTTATGATACCTCGGACTGGAAAGAAAAGCAGTATGACGACAAACGGGCCGGAACCCATCCGGTAGGTCTGAAGCAGGCTAATGACTGGGGCCTTTATGATATGTTAGGAAATGTCTGGGAATGGGTTGCCGATCCCTGGCATGAGGATTATGATGGAGCACCTGAAGACGGCAAAATTTGGGAGAATGATAAGCCCGACGAGAACCGCGTTATACGCGGTGGCTCCTGGAACAACAAGGCGAGGAACTGCCGTTCCGCCTGCCGGAACAGGAACGAGCCTGACAACCGCAACGACAATATCGGCTTTCGTTGTGCCCGAGCTCACGAACGGGTTGGATGA
- the hemB gene encoding porphobilinogen synthase, whose product MVFPEYRPRRMRRNENFRALVRETHLTPDQLIYPLFVMPGKGKREEVSSMPGVFRISVDQLKKEAQSCLEVGVRSVILFGLPEKKDPMGSGAHATNGIVQQAIKELKNTSPDLTVITDVCLCEYTDHGHCGCLSGNEVDNDTTLELLARTALSHAKAGADMVAPSDMMDGRVSEIRSTLDENDFHNVPIMSYAVKYASAFYGPFRDAADCAPQFGDRRSYQMDPANSREALREATLDVDEGADILMVKPAVAYLDIISRLRDEFDLPIAAYHVSGEYAMIKAAADKGWIDGDRVMAETLLSIRRAGADIILTYFAKDMAKMLLG is encoded by the coding sequence ATGGTCTTTCCAGAATATCGTCCCCGTCGGATGCGACGGAATGAAAACTTTCGTGCTCTGGTGCGCGAGACCCATCTTACCCCGGATCAGTTGATTTACCCCCTCTTTGTCATGCCGGGCAAAGGAAAACGGGAAGAGGTCTCTTCCATGCCCGGCGTCTTCCGCATTTCCGTGGATCAGCTCAAAAAAGAGGCGCAATCCTGTCTGGAGGTTGGGGTACGCTCGGTTATCCTGTTCGGACTGCCGGAGAAAAAAGACCCTATGGGCTCCGGTGCCCATGCCACTAACGGCATTGTCCAGCAGGCGATCAAGGAGCTGAAAAACACAAGCCCGGACCTGACTGTGATCACCGACGTCTGTCTCTGTGAGTACACAGATCACGGTCATTGCGGCTGCCTGAGCGGTAATGAGGTGGATAACGACACCACCCTGGAGCTACTGGCCCGCACCGCGCTTTCCCATGCTAAGGCCGGAGCAGACATGGTCGCGCCTTCCGACATGATGGACGGACGGGTGAGCGAGATTCGCAGCACCCTGGATGAAAATGATTTTCATAATGTGCCCATCATGTCCTATGCAGTGAAGTATGCTTCGGCCTTTTACGGCCCGTTCCGGGATGCGGCAGACTGCGCGCCCCAGTTCGGGGATCGGCGCAGCTATCAGATGGACCCTGCCAACAGCCGCGAGGCCCTGCGCGAGGCCACCCTGGATGTGGATGAAGGCGCGGATATCCTGATGGTCAAGCCAGCTGTGGCCTATCTGGATATCATCAGCCGCCTACGAGATGAGTTCGACCTGCCCATTGCAGCCTATCATGTCAGCGGGGAGTATGCCATGATCAAGGCAGCAGCGGATAAGGGTTGGATTGACGGGGATCGGGTCATGGCCGAGACCCTGCTTTCCATCCGTCGGGCTGGCGCGGATATTATCCTGACCTATTTTGCTAAGGATATGGCGAAGATGCTTCTGGGGTAA